In a genomic window of Streptomyces sp. NBC_01142:
- a CDS encoding TIGR03086 family metal-binding protein, with amino-acid sequence MTETANVAETVTAITAATATATATAPGADPRPGLAKAVALAGRTLAAVSADQFDGPTPCTEYTVRRMSNHLVAILRRVAVIGRGGDPLSVPAIADGDWSKAWDAAAREVEAVWSEPTILSRPLRLPFGTLPGAAAAVVYTTEFTLHTWDLAAATGQRPSWDPAVLAVSLAAMRRAVPAEPRGGQVPFAAVVDVDANAPDIDRLVAWYGRQP; translated from the coding sequence ATGACCGAAACCGCGAACGTTGCCGAGACGGTGACTGCCATCACCGCCGCAACCGCAACCGCAACCGCAACCGCCCCCGGCGCCGACCCCCGGCCAGGCCTCGCGAAGGCCGTCGCTCTGGCCGGCCGTACTCTCGCCGCCGTGAGTGCCGATCAGTTTGACGGACCGACGCCCTGCACCGAGTACACGGTCCGGCGGATGTCCAACCATCTCGTCGCCATCCTGCGCAGGGTTGCTGTGATCGGGCGCGGCGGTGATCCCCTGAGCGTCCCGGCCATCGCCGACGGCGACTGGTCGAAGGCGTGGGACGCCGCCGCCCGCGAGGTCGAGGCCGTGTGGTCTGAGCCCACGATCCTGAGCCGGCCGCTGCGGCTGCCGTTCGGCACCCTGCCGGGTGCGGCCGCCGCCGTTGTCTACACCACTGAGTTCACCCTCCACACCTGGGACTTGGCCGCAGCTACCGGCCAGCGCCCCTCATGGGACCCCGCGGTGCTGGCGGTCTCCCTCGCGGCCATGCGGCGCGCCGTGCCTGCCGAACCACGCGGCGGCCAGGTGCCGTTCGCCGCTGTTGTGGACGTCGATGCGAATGCGCCGGACATCGACCGGCTCGTGGCGTGGTACGGCCGACAGCCGTAA
- a CDS encoding DoxX family protein: MTSTSRTPTPPATARDAPSPGAYDVGLLLLRLAVGLTMAGHGAQKLFGWFDGPGIHGTGQFFELSGYPHGDAMALLAGLSETLGGLGLVLGLLTPLAGAAIVGTMINVIAVKWGGGFFGPRGIEFELLLMVSAATLTLTGPGRYALDHFIPVLRAHRLVYGALAIVLAAVAAAVVLLIRG; the protein is encoded by the coding sequence ATGACTTCCACCTCCAGGACGCCCACTCCACCCGCTACCGCCCGCGACGCCCCCTCCCCAGGCGCCTACGATGTCGGGCTTTTGCTGCTGCGCCTCGCGGTCGGCCTGACGATGGCCGGACACGGCGCGCAGAAGCTGTTCGGCTGGTTCGACGGTCCAGGCATCCACGGCACCGGACAGTTCTTCGAGCTGAGCGGCTATCCGCACGGCGACGCCATGGCCCTCTTGGCCGGTCTCAGCGAGACCCTCGGAGGCCTCGGTCTGGTCCTCGGCCTGCTCACACCACTGGCCGGCGCCGCGATCGTGGGAACCATGATCAACGTCATCGCTGTGAAGTGGGGCGGCGGCTTCTTCGGCCCCCGGGGCATCGAGTTCGAATTGCTGCTCATGGTCTCCGCTGCGACCCTCACCCTCACCGGCCCCGGTCGCTACGCCCTCGACCACTTCATCCCGGTGCTGCGCGCGCACCGGCTGGTCTACGGCGCCCTCGCGATTGTGCTGGCAGCGGTGGCGGCCGCCGTCGTCCTCCTTATCCGCGGCTGA
- a CDS encoding sigma factor-like helix-turn-helix DNA-binding protein, which translates to MWNGLGYAATAEVLGIPVGTVRSRLSPRPRTAAQTRRSRARPRPQQES; encoded by the coding sequence GTGTGGAACGGGCTGGGCTACGCGGCAACCGCTGAGGTGCTCGGGATACCGGTGGGCACCGTCCGCTCCCGCCTGTCCCCGCGTCCGCGGACGGCTGCGCAGACTCGCCGAAGCCGAGCTCGGCCACGGCCACAGCAGGAATCGTGA
- a CDS encoding chloramphenicol phosphotransferase CPT family protein, whose amino-acid sequence MPGVGGKVPESAESGAGSAISQSGRIIFLNGTSSSGKSSIAKELLQVLDEPYFHMPVDAFHAMRSQREAAPDELRDVLRRTWMGFHRAVAGMAAAGNNVVVDHVLSEQWRLLDCLGLFAARDVVLVGVRCSLLEVERRERERGDRPVGLAARQLEQVHAHGLYDIECDTTTADAVDCAQQIRDCLPRRPTPTAFEQLRAELRPDLSAAG is encoded by the coding sequence ATGCCCGGAGTCGGTGGCAAGGTGCCCGAGTCGGCCGAGTCCGGCGCCGGCTCTGCCATATCTCAGAGCGGCCGGATCATCTTCTTGAACGGGACATCCAGCTCCGGGAAGTCGAGTATCGCGAAGGAACTTCTTCAGGTTCTCGACGAGCCGTACTTCCACATGCCCGTGGACGCCTTCCACGCCATGCGGTCTCAGCGTGAGGCCGCCCCTGACGAGCTGCGCGATGTTCTTCGGCGGACCTGGATGGGCTTTCACCGCGCGGTCGCCGGTATGGCTGCGGCCGGGAACAACGTGGTGGTGGATCACGTGCTGAGCGAGCAGTGGCGTCTGCTGGACTGCCTCGGGCTGTTCGCTGCCAGGGATGTTGTTCTGGTCGGCGTGCGCTGTTCGCTCCTGGAAGTGGAACGCCGCGAGCGGGAGCGTGGCGATCGCCCGGTAGGCCTGGCGGCTCGTCAGTTGGAACAGGTTCACGCCCACGGGCTGTACGACATCGAGTGCGATACGACCACGGCCGACGCCGTGGACTGTGCTCAGCAGATCAGGGACTGTCTGCCACGGCGACCAACTCCGACCGCGTTCGAACAGCTCAGGGCCGAGCTGCGACCCGATCTGTCGGCCGCCGGTTGA
- a CDS encoding histidine phosphatase family protein, with product MTGTATRYLYLARHGEASPDESKLTDNGRQQAVLLGERLQRNPLTAICHGPLPRAEQTAQLICDQLDGVPLQPSELAGDYIPYLPQREELPSDSADAMLARLSQFPDEERRQGPQLAQTALTRFAGPVDGDKPRHELIVTHNFLIGWLVRAALDSPKWRWMGLNHANAALTVIRYAPGRPASVLFYNDMGHLPAELRWTGFPPDLHI from the coding sequence ATGACTGGAACAGCTACCCGCTACCTCTACCTCGCGCGGCACGGTGAGGCTTCACCGGATGAAAGCAAGCTGACGGACAACGGCCGCCAACAAGCCGTGCTGCTTGGTGAGCGGCTTCAGCGCAACCCTCTCACGGCCATCTGTCACGGCCCGCTTCCACGAGCGGAGCAGACTGCCCAGCTGATCTGCGACCAACTCGACGGCGTCCCCTTGCAGCCGTCGGAGCTCGCTGGGGACTACATCCCCTACCTGCCGCAGAGAGAGGAACTGCCTTCGGATTCAGCCGACGCCATGCTCGCCCGCCTGTCCCAGTTCCCGGACGAAGAACGCCGGCAAGGTCCGCAGTTGGCTCAGACAGCTCTCACACGGTTCGCTGGACCTGTCGACGGTGACAAGCCTCGCCACGAACTGATCGTCACCCACAACTTCCTCATCGGCTGGCTCGTTCGAGCCGCCCTCGACTCCCCGAAGTGGCGCTGGATGGGCCTCAACCACGCCAACGCCGCACTGACCGTCATCCGGTACGCACCCGGACGGCCTGCTTCCGTACTCTTCTACAACGACATGGGGCACCTTCCCGCAGAGCTTCGCTGGACCGGCTTCCCGCCCGACCTCCACATCTGA
- a CDS encoding IS110 family transposase has product MAQHEVEVTGGVDTHKDTHTAAAVDAAGRVLGSAQFPASALGYRKLLTWLRSFGVLVLVGVEGTGAYGAGLSRHLREHDVTVVEIDRPDRKTRRWQGKSDPVDAEAAARAALAERRTGTPKFRDGRVEALRALRVARRSAVQQRADVTRQIKTLIITAPEGVRTMLRHLKDKDLLTICAAFRPSPGQAGDPVTATKIALRSLARRHRDLGQEIDELDELIAPLTQEINPVLSELNGVGPDVAGQLLVTAGDNPGRLRSEAAFAMLCGVAPLPASSGRTHRHRLNRGGDRAANAALYRIVLCRLRWDQRTRTYMERRTKEGLSKKEIIRCLKRFIAREIFHVLTTTNATAAAPSHLTTAA; this is encoded by the coding sequence ATGGCACAGCATGAGGTCGAGGTCACCGGCGGCGTCGACACCCACAAGGACACCCACACCGCGGCCGCGGTCGACGCGGCCGGCCGGGTCCTGGGCTCGGCCCAGTTCCCCGCCTCCGCGCTCGGATACCGCAAGCTCCTGACCTGGCTCCGCTCCTTCGGCGTCCTGGTCCTGGTCGGAGTTGAGGGCACCGGAGCCTACGGCGCGGGCCTGTCCCGCCACCTGCGTGAACACGACGTGACGGTGGTCGAGATCGACCGCCCGGACCGCAAGACCCGTCGCTGGCAGGGCAAGTCCGACCCGGTCGACGCCGAGGCAGCGGCCCGGGCCGCGCTGGCCGAACGCCGCACCGGCACCCCGAAGTTTCGTGACGGCCGCGTCGAGGCCCTGCGGGCCCTGCGGGTCGCCCGCCGCAGCGCGGTCCAGCAAAGGGCCGACGTCACCCGGCAGATCAAGACCCTGATCATCACCGCACCGGAAGGGGTCCGCACCATGCTGCGGCACCTGAAGGACAAGGACCTGCTGACCATCTGCGCGGCATTCCGCCCCAGCCCCGGCCAGGCGGGCGACCCGGTCACCGCGACGAAGATCGCCCTGCGCTCCCTCGCCCGCCGCCACCGCGACCTGGGCCAGGAGATCGACGAACTGGACGAGCTCATAGCCCCACTCACCCAGGAGATCAACCCGGTCCTGAGCGAGCTCAACGGCGTCGGCCCGGACGTCGCGGGCCAACTGCTGGTCACCGCGGGCGACAACCCCGGCCGGCTCCGCTCCGAGGCCGCGTTCGCGATGCTCTGCGGCGTCGCCCCACTGCCGGCCTCATCCGGCCGCACCCACCGCCACCGCCTCAACCGGGGCGGCGACCGCGCCGCGAACGCCGCCCTCTACCGAATCGTTCTCTGCCGGCTGCGCTGGGACCAGCGCACCCGCACCTACATGGAACGACGCACCAAAGAAGGCCTCTCGAAGAAGGAGATCATCCGCTGCCTCAAGCGGTTCATCGCCCGCGAGATCTTCCACGTCCTGACCACCACCAACGCCACAGCAGCGGCCCCGAGTCACCTCACAACCGCCGCTTGA
- a CDS encoding FBP domain-containing protein has protein sequence MEPLSEKQIRSSFVNCTKGEAARLRLPLDFAELPWKDLDFLGWVDPGAPLRAHLVLSRAQGPLGISLRVPSVSRTSAVKSSLCQICLTGHASSGVALLAAPLAGARGREGNTVGIYVCADLACPLYLRGKRQPKLRSGGYEESLTLDERLARMSGNLDAFAAKVTAA, from the coding sequence GTGGAACCACTCAGTGAGAAACAGATCCGCTCGTCCTTCGTGAACTGCACCAAGGGCGAGGCCGCGCGGCTGCGGCTGCCGCTCGACTTCGCCGAACTGCCCTGGAAGGACCTGGACTTCCTGGGGTGGGTGGATCCGGGAGCGCCGCTGCGGGCACATCTCGTGCTCTCGCGAGCGCAGGGTCCGCTGGGGATCTCTCTGCGTGTTCCCTCCGTGAGCCGCACCAGTGCGGTGAAGTCCAGTCTGTGCCAGATCTGCCTGACAGGTCACGCTTCCTCCGGGGTCGCTCTGCTCGCTGCGCCCTTGGCGGGCGCCCGTGGCCGCGAGGGCAACACGGTCGGTATCTATGTCTGCGCGGACCTTGCCTGCCCCCTGTATCTGCGTGGCAAGCGGCAGCCGAAGCTCCGTTCCGGAGGGTACGAGGAGTCTCTGACCCTGGACGAGCGCCTCGCACGTATGTCGGGCAATCTGGATGCCTTCGCGGCCAAGGTCACCGCAGCGTGA
- a CDS encoding alpha/beta fold hydrolase, translating into MSTIDIGDATVYYEQRGRGPAVLCISGVTGDSALWTGTAEALADEFTMVSYDRRGNSRSPRPESWISTSVDEQADDAAGLLRGLGLAPAVVFGASGGAVILTNLVLRHPDVVRAAVFHEPPFVSVSSEADEVGKLMGALFEEGLTTGGLAGALEALLRWSWGEEGLAAVEPQVRERMLSNAEVFLSMELGAFIEYLPTPEELSRVKVPRIVTAGAENRDPNAVYHHGYEESQWLATQMHTELLELPGRHVPYLTHPAAFAEALRPLLRALTG; encoded by the coding sequence ATGAGCACCATCGACATCGGCGACGCCACTGTCTACTACGAGCAGCGTGGCCGCGGTCCTGCGGTGCTGTGCATTTCGGGAGTCACGGGCGACTCCGCGCTGTGGACGGGCACGGCCGAGGCACTCGCGGACGAGTTCACGATGGTGTCCTACGACCGGCGGGGCAACTCACGCAGTCCGCGTCCCGAGAGCTGGATCTCGACGTCCGTCGATGAGCAGGCCGATGACGCCGCGGGGCTGCTGCGCGGGCTCGGTCTCGCCCCGGCCGTGGTGTTCGGTGCGAGCGGCGGTGCAGTCATCCTGACCAACCTCGTGCTGCGTCACCCCGATGTGGTGCGCGCCGCTGTCTTCCATGAGCCGCCGTTCGTCTCGGTCAGTTCCGAGGCCGATGAGGTGGGCAAACTGATGGGTGCCTTGTTCGAGGAGGGCTTGACGACGGGTGGGCTGGCGGGTGCGCTGGAAGCTCTGCTCCGCTGGTCCTGGGGCGAGGAAGGTCTGGCCGCCGTCGAACCTCAGGTCCGTGAACGGATGTTGTCCAACGCGGAGGTGTTCCTCAGCATGGAGCTTGGGGCCTTCATCGAGTACCTGCCCACGCCTGAGGAGCTTTCCCGTGTGAAGGTTCCGCGCATCGTCACGGCGGGCGCCGAGAACCGCGACCCGAATGCGGTCTACCACCACGGGTACGAGGAATCGCAGTGGCTCGCCACTCAGATGCACACCGAACTCCTCGAACTCCCGGGTCGGCACGTGCCCTACCTCACCCACCCGGCCGCGTTCGCCGAGGCCCTGCGCCCCCTCCTGCGTGCCCTCACCGGCTGA
- a CDS encoding serine hydrolase, whose protein sequence is MSVAVLEPRNGRRAVSGSQAHITASLAKVDILAALLLHAQRERRPLTQWEASTAASMIQSSDNDSAGALWRRIGGGQGLNDANRTLGLTSTQAGPGPHWGLTRTTAADQLTLLSAVFGDHSPLNRASRDVIQTLMGQIDADQDWGVSAEGSRSQLKNGWLQRSQSQRWAINSMGRVTAHGRTFYLVILSHGSRSMSHGISAVEQAAHSAVHALCSTPSPVTPIIR, encoded by the coding sequence GTGTCGGTCGCTGTTCTGGAGCCCAGGAACGGTCGCCGAGCGGTGTCCGGCTCGCAGGCGCACATCACGGCGAGCCTGGCGAAGGTGGACATTCTGGCCGCCCTTCTGCTGCATGCCCAGCGCGAGAGACGACCGCTCACCCAGTGGGAGGCATCGACCGCCGCCTCGATGATCCAGAGCAGCGACAACGACTCCGCCGGTGCCCTGTGGCGGCGTATCGGCGGCGGCCAAGGACTCAATGACGCCAACAGGACCCTGGGGTTGACCTCCACCCAAGCGGGACCGGGCCCCCACTGGGGCCTCACCCGGACCACCGCGGCAGACCAACTGACCCTGCTGTCAGCCGTGTTCGGCGACCATTCACCGCTGAATCGAGCCTCACGCGACGTGATCCAGACCCTCATGGGCCAGATCGACGCCGACCAGGACTGGGGGGTGTCCGCGGAAGGCAGCCGTTCGCAACTCAAGAACGGCTGGCTGCAGCGCAGCCAGTCCCAACGCTGGGCAATCAACAGCATGGGGCGGGTCACAGCACACGGGAGAACGTTCTACCTCGTGATCCTCTCCCACGGCAGCCGGAGCATGTCCCACGGCATCTCCGCCGTGGAGCAGGCAGCACACTCAGCCGTACATGCCCTGTGCAGTACTCCCTCTCCTGTGACCCCGATCATCCGCTGA
- a CDS encoding GNAT family N-acetyltransferase produces the protein MERPKQIIDCGDFALRRWQAESDFDPLFRMIEESLDHLRPWMPWVARHSPERIRNFLARCDPKWQSGDAYNYAITANGTLAGSCSMYRVGDPQGRGAGYWLHPAATGQGIATRATAVLAAEAFALPNVEYLEIAHDLANTSSGAVPRRLGFSEVRREQVTTPPAPSDSGIDVVWRLNRPTSPLHDTLGP, from the coding sequence ATGGAGCGCCCGAAACAGATCATCGACTGCGGAGACTTCGCCCTGCGGCGCTGGCAGGCGGAGAGCGACTTCGATCCCCTGTTCCGGATGATCGAAGAATCGCTCGACCATCTCCGTCCCTGGATGCCATGGGTCGCCCGCCACAGCCCGGAGCGCATCCGCAACTTCCTCGCCCGCTGCGACCCGAAGTGGCAGAGCGGCGATGCGTACAACTACGCGATCACCGCGAACGGCACACTCGCCGGCAGCTGCTCGATGTACCGGGTCGGCGATCCACAGGGCCGAGGCGCGGGGTACTGGCTGCATCCCGCCGCCACGGGTCAGGGCATCGCGACCCGGGCGACGGCAGTCCTGGCAGCCGAAGCATTCGCCCTGCCAAACGTGGAGTACCTGGAAATCGCGCACGACCTGGCCAACACCTCCAGCGGCGCCGTACCGCGGCGCTTGGGCTTCTCTGAAGTCCGCCGCGAACAGGTAACGACGCCCCCGGCACCCTCTGACAGCGGGATCGACGTGGTCTGGCGGTTGAACCGCCCCACATCGCCCCTCCACGACACTCTCGGCCCCTGA
- a CDS encoding DUF4241 domain-containing protein — MSEYFAASPALRPGPGYAAGRPVTLTVHRIGNVSVPSGALGLGDPGYPAPDSLLKVPVDPGKYAVVVTRFDTARNNGTPWTVNATLSVVLADLPEQRRGPLPTDDPSAKPSEMDVVGVDGGVVAAIDWSAYALLCEQDEEQLESFFLDDMASRPTPWNAPLPGRTENVVADQSGYGDGGYPAYGGFADDGRLVAVHIDFSNAALTPDRYRD, encoded by the coding sequence GTGAGTGAATACTTCGCGGCCAGCCCCGCACTGCGCCCCGGTCCGGGGTACGCCGCCGGGCGGCCCGTCACCTTGACCGTCCACAGGATCGGCAATGTGTCCGTGCCCAGCGGCGCGCTCGGACTCGGCGACCCTGGCTACCCCGCCCCGGACTCGCTGCTCAAAGTCCCCGTCGACCCCGGGAAGTACGCGGTGGTGGTCACTCGGTTCGACACCGCCCGCAACAACGGCACACCGTGGACGGTCAACGCCACACTGAGCGTCGTCCTGGCGGACCTCCCCGAGCAGCGGCGGGGTCCGCTGCCCACCGACGACCCGTCGGCGAAACCATCCGAGATGGACGTCGTCGGCGTGGACGGGGGAGTGGTCGCGGCCATCGACTGGAGTGCCTACGCGCTGCTCTGCGAGCAGGACGAGGAGCAGCTCGAGTCGTTCTTCCTGGACGACATGGCCTCGCGGCCCACCCCCTGGAACGCCCCGCTGCCCGGCCGCACCGAGAACGTCGTGGCTGATCAGTCCGGCTACGGCGACGGCGGCTATCCGGCGTACGGTGGCTTCGCGGACGACGGCCGACTGGTCGCGGTGCACATCGACTTCAGCAACGCGGCGTTGACCCCCGACCGGTACCGGGACTGA
- a CDS encoding alpha/beta fold hydrolase, whose product MSQQATDVTHRLVSSPAGRIHLVEQGTGPLVLLVHGFPESWYSWRHQLPVLAAAGYHAVAIDVRGYGRSSKPGDTDSYRMLELVEDNAAVVHALGEQSAVIVGHDWGSAIAANSALVRPDVFRAVGLLSVPYTPRGGPRPSEVFAQMGGDEEFYVSYFQEPDRAEAEIEPDVRGWLAGFYAALSADTMPAPGAPDPHFVGRGGTLRARFPAGLLPAWLSEHDLDVYAGEFERTGMSGPLNRYRNMDRDWEDLADFDGAPITQPSLFIGGSLDASTSWMADAIKAYPTTLPGLVSPHVLDGCGHWIQQERPAEINRLLTDWLASLPA is encoded by the coding sequence ATGTCGCAGCAGGCCACGGACGTCACTCACCGGCTGGTCTCCTCGCCCGCAGGCCGGATCCATCTGGTGGAGCAGGGCACCGGGCCCCTGGTGCTGCTCGTGCACGGCTTCCCGGAGTCCTGGTACTCGTGGCGCCATCAGCTGCCAGTCTTGGCCGCCGCCGGGTACCACGCAGTCGCCATCGATGTCCGCGGCTACGGCCGCTCCTCCAAGCCCGGCGACACGGACTCGTACCGGATGCTCGAGCTGGTGGAGGACAACGCGGCGGTGGTGCATGCCCTGGGCGAACAGTCCGCGGTCATCGTCGGCCATGACTGGGGGTCGGCCATCGCCGCCAACTCCGCCCTGGTCAGGCCGGACGTCTTTCGCGCGGTGGGGCTGCTCAGCGTTCCCTACACCCCGCGCGGCGGACCGCGGCCCAGCGAGGTCTTCGCGCAGATGGGCGGAGACGAAGAGTTCTACGTTTCCTACTTCCAGGAGCCCGATCGCGCCGAGGCCGAGATCGAGCCCGACGTGCGCGGCTGGCTCGCGGGCTTCTATGCCGCCCTGTCCGCCGACACCATGCCCGCACCCGGCGCACCCGACCCCCACTTCGTCGGCCGAGGCGGGACGCTGCGCGCCCGGTTCCCCGCAGGCCTGTTGCCCGCCTGGCTGAGCGAGCACGACCTCGATGTCTATGCCGGGGAGTTCGAGCGGACCGGCATGAGCGGCCCGCTCAACCGCTACCGGAACATGGACCGGGACTGGGAGGACCTCGCCGACTTCGACGGCGCCCCCATCACCCAGCCGTCCCTGTTCATCGGCGGCAGCCTGGACGCCTCCACCAGCTGGATGGCCGACGCGATCAAGGCATACCCCACCACGCTGCCCGGCCTGGTCTCCCCCCACGTACTCGACGGCTGCGGCCACTGGATCCAGCAAGAACGTCCCGCCGAGATCAACCGGCTCCTGACCGACTGGCTCGCCTCCCTGCCTGCCTGA